The genomic window CTGACTGACAAAATGTATTATGTTAGATTATGTAACCGTGGGGACCTTACTGCTTGATaagatattaatacataaatattgtttgttataattataatagaaatgttGTGACATGTTTGATGAGAAAAAACGCTGTATAATAGAGATTATGGAGtgatgtaaatttttaaatagagatGCGTAATTCATGAGATAACGCCGAGAGGAATTATCAGATTGAAAGAAACATTGCTTCCAAAACATCATGTTCGCGTGACACCAGCCGATATAATTAAAGTAGAACCTAAAAATATCCGGTTTGGAAGCTCattaatatgcaaatgtaAACACGCGTTACAGATTCAGTATCGTCCGGTGAGCACACTTGTTCAAGGATTCTTCCGCTCAAAGTCGTTTCAAGGTCGTCCCTGTTAAATACTTACATTTTGTCAAACATAACTtgtaaacatttaaaacataaaacacaTAAAAGCTATCAATATGGAGAATATTTGAAAGGCCATAAAATATGACGATCATATATAaatcctatatatatatctatacacAGTGTTATGCAGGATTTGCTTACAAGTCAGTTTCCAAGtcaaatacataataaattatatattgacACTTCATCTTCTTCATGCAGTACTAATAATGtagattatataattaattttcaaatttatatacatataacgaaTCTATGAATGCCAAACAATGAGTAAAATACGATAATCATTCCCATCGCTATCCAACGTTAGTTAGAGTATTAACAACGAAACGTATATACGTCTCTCatgcgtgcgcgcgcgcacatACACGTTTTCTGGGGGAGTTGCTGGACCGCTCTCAAAGTCCCCCCTTTTCTCCTTCCATTTCTTCGTTGAGCCCGCTCGTAGCAAACGAGGAAgatagaaggaagaaagaaagagacgaagagaaagatCCTTGGCGAGTCCTGGAACTCAAGACGCAAGCGAACAAACCAAGACTCCGGTTACAGACTTCAAGGCTTAACGCGTACTCCCGCGTTCCGTCAATCGTGGATTTACGAACGACCACGGGAAAAAAATTCTCGCGTGCAATGTTATTGTGCCGACTCGACTATCGCCATTACCGTCAACCTGTTTCAAACTACGCGATGGTGGGGGCCGTCTTTATGCTTTACCACGCAACTAGGGGAAACTAGGAATTTAGGATGCATGAATGGAGAAATGTAGGACAGTAATGGCTCCTGCTTCGTGCTCTAAAAcgaaaacataaattatatgttgACTTGCTTTTGAATCTTCTTACAAATggaattcaattaatttccgaactttttataatttttattttaagcgTTTTAAGCTAAAGTTTTTGGTACAAACGTAGAATaaatatagtgttacgatttTTGTTCCAGGATGAAAGGATAAGTTGTATTTCAGATAGCTTTTGAAGCTTCTTatagatagaaattaattaattatcaagtttttatcgtacatttttaaacaaaaattgctCGTGACGAAAATgcatgaaataaatgtatatacatgtatgtacagTTGACAGtgaacatatgtatatacagtttctttcaaatttgGTGTACAAATCATGTAGTTTTCTTCAAGTTGCCATTTCTCACTCAGTTGTTTTGACTGCTACAAAATACGGATAACGGAGACACGAGTGACAAAAGGCAGATTTTGGCCGTACATCTCGAACGACATCTCTCATTGGCGTAATTAGTTGTAAGTCCCCCATACGTGACCCGTCGAGACGCGTCGACAGAATACGATATGAAGGAACGGAGTTTTATCTGGCGCGTACACGCGGTCGGATTCTTCTAGTAGACGGCCACGTCGCGACGGTGAATGTAAAACTGCCAGAACGCATGCAGGAATGTAGATTTTTCTTGTCAACTTTCTACACGCCTCTGACGTCACTACGGGAATCATTGTCGAATGCAATGAAgagcgtttaaaaaattaacggCCAAATTTTTGCAGATTATCACACttactaaaaaaagaaaaaaaagaaaacacgtaTATGGCAAagttttgcataaaaattaaccggaataattaaaatgatcaatttctggtttctgtaaaaattttataaattatagccGTGTATTTTGAAGGATTTGGATGTCTATTTTgcaaagtatatatgtatatggataatattttttctctttatattgtatatcttTACAAACTTTATATCTTAGTCATTGGTCATAATTCTGATGGTAAAACGAATTCTTCTACTAAGACTGTGTTCCTATAAACAATCGGCAGAAtacattaacatttaaaatcaGCTGACtagatatgtacataattcGAGTTATAGCCACTTTAAGAAACATTGACTCTTCATTTTTggcaaaatttttatttcaatcgaaTCAAACACTACTGTATTGGTATGTGAAGAAGATTAATGAAGAGTTATCAAACAAATAGTGCAAATATCAttactatgaaaataaatatgaaaataataataaaaggagATTGAAAGGGAAATATGAACAAGTGAATAGGCGTCTGTGAATAGAAATCTGTACCGTTTAACATTCCGTGTAATTAATGCAGGAATGACGATAAGATAAAggaataaattgttttcaattgGCTTGCTGCAACGCTATCTCTGACCTGGTAGCGTGAAATCATTATTCAATGCCTATTCTCGACCGTAAATTCGAAAGAATGCAAAAGGAACGATGAAAATACTATTATATGATACAGCCATAAATTTTTCCGACTTTCCTATCACATTTTCATATCGttgcatttcattttctattttctagaATGTCTATCTTGGATTTGAATTGAGTCTCGTTATCTTTCATTAGACAAGGTAAAAAGCGTATCATTTTGGTCATCGACCTCATTCGAATTTCACCACTCAACTCGGTGAAACGATTCATTATCATTCGATGCGTCTTCTCCTATGatcaaacagaaaaattatactgATAGGGTCTCATTTCACTTTTCACCGATCATTTCACTTTACGAGCATTTCATTCCTGTTCCCATTTAATGGTGTCTTCACGCTGTATTTAACAGCTCGTTCACAGTGCACTGAAAAAACTCCACTTCATGCTATCGATATATAAGCATGTATATAGCCCTCTTTTAAGTACAAGTGTCGCATGGTGAGAACATTCCAACATCTGCAGAGTCTCTCAAGGCAACCATCTTTTATgaatcttcttttaaattatcaactggatactttgaatatatttaaatattttatattgaagaTAATAGATTATGATAATTACGCAATCTCATAATTTTTCCCTATTTTGACTGTAGCTTCTTTTTACGACGGGACAAGTCGGTAACCTGCAAAATTGCCtagattattattagattattaatatattcatttatacaaatatatcaaTAGTCACAATACCCAAATTAAGGTTTCAGtagtttcattattaaaatatgcagTGCAAGGGAAAAAGTGAAGGTCATTTTCCACTGACCTTGAGTAGGCACTTGATTCAGTACATATTATAGGACAcctccattaaaaaaaaaaaagaaaaaagaagatgaaaaaagaagtatcAAAGAATATTGACAGGAAAAGGTATACAAATTCTTACAGGAAGCAATTTATACAACGGAAATTTTTCTCGCATAGCAGTGATGTAATGGTCCGTTTCGGTTTCCGCTCAAGAGGGTACAAAAATCTGCAACATCTTCATAATCTAACGGTGAATTCTGTCGATCGTGGGCTTTTCCACCATCACGAAGTATGCGCAACGCAATTTTGCTGAAATTCAATGGCCCGTTAGAGAGGCATAGGCAGACTTCTTGGAAATTCGCCGAGCGAATCAGAGCGACGGAGCAGAAACTGGAATCACCACGATTCCATCGAGATTCTCGGGTTTCAACGTTCGATCTAGAGTCTAGACGATACGATGGAATGcgtgataaaaaaatattcaggaGGATATTCACCCTAACGTCTTATTTTAAGTTATCGAGCCGACTAGATAGTCATTGAAAAAGTAATTGGACTAGGTGAGGTAAATCAATTGGCTGATTGAAAATGGCTCGATTATCCGAAAAGTGATTAAGTTCGCTGAGTACAGAATATAGTTAATAACTATTTAATTATGCtttcttttcaattacttGTTATTATTACAGACGAAGAATGTAGTAGAGAAAAAGTGGGTTAATTGACGTGCCATTTTATGATTGAGAGAGCGCTACTGGTTTGGGGAGAAATATAAATCCTTGTTACTTAGCTTCgatctaaattattttactttttatcatttaatacaatctctttatattttttcatagaaattgaCATGATAGCGTTTGAATTCTTTGAATTGAAGATTTAAGAAATGACACTTACCTGATAAAAGTATCctttctacatattttaaaataaatataaaatttgataagtGATTACTTCTATAATAAACATCTATAAACTTGTCAGAGAAGAGTGAACTAAATATATTCATGAGAACTAATGTAATATTCAATGTATAATTCTCAGTAGGTCaagagtaaaaaaatatatatttgcaaaatttatttacactacaaaattgtataatagaaagacatatacaataattatacacCGAGagtattattttacaaaacagTCGTTTCCTATTTTAGAGtcagcaaatatttttttgatacACGATTGTGTAAATGTTTTAGAGTCATTAAATCATTCTCTAAGGTGTCATTTTGCTGTTCAAAATaagttatcaatttttctagcATTGTTGTTGCTTCTAGGTGGTTGACATCTGTTTCTTCTTGATGACATTTATCAATAAAAGAGTCTTGGATGTCATCTTCATCTTGAGTGGATAAACGCGCACTCACAATATcatcttctaataataatcgatGTGAATTGTCATTAGTGACAGCATCCTCCAGTAAACTTTGACTACAGAGGGTTAGTTTTATACCATGTCGAGCTTTCCATCTTCCTAACCATCCTACACTTGCTGTGAAAGTAGGATCACCACCTAACTTTTTATTAAGACTCAGAGCTTTTTTTCTAAGGATAGGTCCTGACATAGGAATACCATTTTCAAGTTCTTGAATATACCACATATACAGTGCATCATCCAGTGTTACGttctttgcttttttaattgttCCTCTGTTGCCTAAGCTATCCCTAGAAACCATCTTGGCACAAAAATCTTCAATCtcctttctgttttttttccAATCAGAAACAGTAGATATTCCTACTCCTAAATCAATAGCAATACTTCTCAATGGCTCACCTTTATCAATCCTGTACAAAGCTTTCAACTTTTTTGCTATGGTTACAGtcacttttttccttttacctGACATGTCTGTAAATGTCAAATATCAAAGAAACACAGCacaattcaaataaaaacagTTGTTAAGTTTAAATACTATTGACCTACTTGTAGCATTCCTATTTGCAGCATATTGATTAATCACACTAGCAGTgtgatatttatgata from Bombus pyrosoma isolate SC7728 linkage group LG8, ASM1482585v1, whole genome shotgun sequence includes these protein-coding regions:
- the LOC122570045 gene encoding jerky protein homolog-like isoform X1, whose amino-acid sequence is MSGKRKKVTVTIAKKLKALYRIDKGEPLRSIAIDLGVGISTVSDWKKNRKEIEDFCAKMVSRDSLGNRGTIKKAKNVTLDDALYMWYIQELENGIPMSGPILRKKALSLNKKLGGDPTFTASVGWLGRWKARHGIKLTLCSQSLLEDAVTNDNSHRLLLEDDIVSARLSTQDEDDIQDSFIDKCHQEETDVNHLEATTMLEKLITYFEQQNDTLENDLMTLKHLHNRVSKKYLLTLK
- the LOC122570045 gene encoding jerky protein homolog-like isoform X2; this encodes MSGKRKKVTVTIAKKLKALYRIDKGEPLRSIAIDLGVGISTVSDWKKNRKEIEDFCAKMVSRDSLGNRGTIKKAKNVTLDDALYMWYIQELENGIPMSGPILRKKALSLNKKLGGDPTFTASVGWLGRWKARHEDDIVSARLSTQDEDDIQDSFIDKCHQEETDVNHLEATTMLEKLITYFEQQNDTLENDLMTLKHLHNRVSKKYLLTLK